From Candidatus Bathyarchaeia archaeon, the proteins below share one genomic window:
- a CDS encoding carboxypeptidase regulatory-like domain-containing protein, which translates to MGTAPYAVRDSDTNGGHVPGPTGYVWPGGGKDWWTGILTEPPGYQNPWGNYPANAPSPAWWQLRGNAYAPFGAILASTDDHPNTGDLIFAINFTTHGLSPTDLTKNYTYYDVILYIPPEFKNIEETAVATTITIPYKGNKIRVLDADTKDPFGPGWWIVKVPGRLTFTTSNYPEWYYIRVNNVNAPKIAGRYFFKIFLNLTFPLANSVDADGNLIAPVLSTMPAENWPCLLVKGEIDPGIVEGTVYALGWDPNLRETPLWLPGKVELVGEAYDPYTWEPLGREVRAMGYFNASARGHYVVEGVAPGVYDVYVSAAGYPRMKSASGIEVHPGKSVHLAVVLQPGAIVHGKIFAKHAYGEVPWGREMPVMVEIYDSNDWPSLDEGQVWGLVNNYYEDLPILYLNWEFKHLKSFSPVNLTDAPYTSYVNGPQALFERTGAGSVGGGILLDRKGVGLDNPAVAALPAGHPGVTPRAVAFPWEGADTGVAGLDSKDPNGIFNGVGPATAWWTDPASAQFEFRFGNKDYTTPGRYGIYGAPTEFDGHVPQVFATWVNGLEPGTYYLRAWVNGFVQTDAAGNYVDYVFTVASQEWAGDIYVPMDLQLTGWINKTVHFQSGAGTMKEVDVGGPDLWRFLIVEARDAAGTLVAFNFTQVPATAKNVTIQLNGFGMAGPIQWDDWDSQADSSNVYHNYDPSLLISPVGMKFFLYRYRHIRDYGLMPGNYRVYLYVRGFLQNDYESATVSLSGSPTVISNRMYRGAGINITVYSVDWQHPRINRSWVWPGNNVTVEVHDEEGRFFGEVFFFDNVGGRGRWLKPMQTVGEAMLPHRSWPIYYSKLKFNGSVFLERFGPDELVGVWTWEENDEMASCWWSVFYYGYGFLTNVGYRGSDLESRLALKEGSYRFVVNSYGYVFKDQEKYAVHLVDSTQADIAIQLTVGVNFTITMVFKKEGLITPLPFDTWIDIEVYDIEGNLVAAKAPGVGPGYTVPKGTEVITTEIGGLLLGENGFGVDGYPNYLGEWIVVVSSSFLTRDFTHGIYYPPPPGIMMGMWGDSSIGKRGPYEMRTEVVIPNVHLGGEASVQFELDQRALLTGQIAGFTWCDELRPISWASVMVSGEAGELTVYSFDGKYELYAPPGDYKMVVEVWPNEAGYHSQTISVTAPEGGIVSYNFLNMKCSGIAIPEYENPVLALIFVIFLTGICVKKGIQGF; encoded by the coding sequence ATGGGCACCGCGCCGTACGCTGTTAGGGACTCGGACACGAACGGGGGCCACGTCCCAGGCCCAACGGGCTATGTTTGGCCCGGTGGGGGCAAGGACTGGTGGACGGGCATCCTCACGGAGCCGCCTGGATACCAGAATCCCTGGGGTAACTACCCGGCCAACGCGCCTAGCCCCGCATGGTGGCAATTACGCGGCAACGCATACGCGCCCTTCGGCGCCATATTGGCCAGCACGGACGACCACCCCAACACTGGAGACCTCATCTTCGCCATCAACTTCACAACCCACGGTCTCAGCCCTACTGATTTGACCAAGAACTACACTTACTATGACGTGATCCTCTACATCCCACCGGAGTTTAAAAATATAGAAGAAACAGCGGTTGCGACAACAATAACCATACCGTATAAAGGAAACAAGATTAGAGTGCTCGATGCAGACACAAAGGACCCTTTTGGGCCTGGCTGGTGGATCGTCAAGGTCCCCGGTCGATTAACCTTCACGACGTCCAACTACCCTGAATGGTACTATATTCGGGTCAACAATGTGAATGCGCCTAAGATCGCGGGCCGATACTTCTTCAAGATCTTCCTCAACTTGACGTTCCCGCTGGCGAACTCTGTCGACGCCGACGGCAACTTGATCGCGCCCGTGTTGAGCACGATGCCTGCTGAGAACTGGCCCTGCCTGCTGGTGAAGGGCGAGATCGACCCAGGCATCGTCGAGGGCACCGTATACGCGCTTGGCTGGGATCCCAACCTCCGCGAAACGCCGCTGTGGCTGCCGGGTAAGGTCGAATTGGTAGGCGAGGCCTACGACCCATACACCTGGGAGCCCCTCGGCCGCGAGGTCAGGGCGATGGGATACTTCAACGCCTCAGCCCGGGGACACTACGTGGTTGAGGGCGTCGCCCCAGGCGTATACGACGTTTATGTGAGCGCTGCCGGCTATCCGAGGATGAAGTCGGCCAGCGGCATCGAAGTCCACCCAGGCAAGAGCGTCCACTTGGCCGTCGTCCTGCAGCCCGGCGCGATCGTGCATGGGAAGATCTTCGCGAAGCACGCCTACGGCGAAGTCCCATGGGGCAGGGAAATGCCCGTCATGGTTGAAATCTACGACTCGAATGATTGGCCTTCTTTGGATGAGGGACAAGTATGGGGATTAGTTAACAACTACTATGAAGATCTGCCTATATTATATCTTAACTGGGAGTTCAAGCATTTGAAAAGCTTCAGCCCGGTCAACCTGACGGATGCGCCCTACACCAGCTACGTGAACGGTCCTCAGGCGCTGTTTGAGCGCACGGGCGCCGGCTCAGTGGGAGGCGGCATTCTACTTGACAGGAAAGGTGTCGGCCTAGACAACCCGGCGGTTGCAGCGCTGCCGGCCGGCCATCCCGGCGTTACGCCTAGGGCTGTAGCCTTCCCATGGGAAGGCGCGGACACGGGTGTAGCGGGCCTCGACAGCAAGGATCCGAACGGCATCTTCAACGGCGTCGGCCCAGCTACGGCTTGGTGGACTGATCCGGCTTCGGCCCAGTTCGAGTTCAGGTTCGGTAACAAGGACTACACCACACCTGGCCGCTACGGCATCTACGGTGCGCCGACTGAGTTTGACGGGCATGTGCCTCAGGTGTTTGCGACGTGGGTGAACGGCCTTGAGCCGGGCACCTACTACCTCCGCGCCTGGGTCAATGGCTTCGTGCAGACGGACGCGGCTGGTAACTACGTGGACTACGTGTTCACCGTCGCCAGCCAGGAGTGGGCAGGCGACATATACGTCCCAATGGACTTACAGCTGACAGGTTGGATCAACAAGACCGTACACTTCCAATCCGGCGCCGGAACCATGAAAGAAGTCGATGTTGGTGGTCCTGATCTGTGGCGTTTCCTGATCGTTGAGGCCAGGGACGCGGCTGGAACCTTGGTGGCGTTCAACTTCACTCAGGTTCCAGCTACCGCGAAGAATGTGACGATTCAATTGAACGGCTTCGGCATGGCGGGGCCAATCCAGTGGGACGACTGGGATTCACAAGCTGACTCTTCCAATGTTTACCATAATTATGATCCTAGTTTATTGATTTCGCCTGTGGGTATGAAGTTTTTCCTCTATCGTTATCGACATATCAGGGATTACGGTTTAATGCCGGGAAATTATAGGGTGTACTTATACGTTCGGGGTTTCTTGCAGAATGATTACGAATCTGCCACGGTGAGTTTATCAGGATCCCCGACAGTTATAAGCAATCGCATGTATAGAGGGGCCGGAATTAACATTACTGTCTATAGCGTGGATTGGCAACATCCTAGGATTAATCGGTCTTGGGTATGGCCTGGGAATAATGTTACGGTTGAGGTCCATGATGAGGAGGGGCGATTTTTCGGTGAGGTTTTCTTTTTTGATAATGTTGGAGGAAGGGGGCGATGGCTTAAACCTATGCAAACAGTTGGAGAGGCAATGTTGCCCCATAGGAGTTGGCCGATTTACTATTCTAAACTGAAATTCAACGGCTCCGTATTCCTCGAAAGATTCGGGCCGGACGAGCTTGTAGGTGTGTGGACATGGGAGGAAAACGATGAAATGGCTAGTTGCTGGTGGAGTGTATTCTACTACGGATATGGGTTTTTAACAAACGTTGGATACAGAGGCTCTGACTTAGAATCAAGATTAGCTCTTAAAGAAGGTTCATACCGTTTTGTGGTAAACTCGTATGGATATGTGTTTAAGGACCAAGAGAAGTATGCCGTACATTTAGTTGATAGTACACAAGCGGACATCGCAATCCAACTTACCGTAGGTGTAAACTTCACGATAACTATGGTATTTAAAAAAGAAGGTTTGATAACCCCTCTACCTTTTGATACATGGATTGATATAGAAGTATATGATATTGAAGGTAACTTAGTCGCAGCAAAAGCACCGGGTGTTGGGCCAGGCTATACGGTGCCGAAAGGAACGGAAGTCATCACAACTGAAATTGGTGGTCTTCTCTTAGGTGAAAACGGATTTGGAGTTGATGGTTATCCGAACTATTTGGGAGAATGGATCGTCGTTGTATCGTCATCGTTTCTCACACGAGATTTCACCCATGGCATCTACTATCCGCCGCCTCCAGGCATCATGATGGGCATGTGGGGTGACTCCTCCATCGGCAAGCGGGGTCCCTACGAGATGCGCACCGAAGTCGTCATACCGAACGTGCACTTAGGCGGTGAGGCCAGCGTCCAGTTTGAGCTTGACCAACGCGCCCTGCTAACTGGGCAGATCGCGGGCTTCACGTGGTGTGACGAGCTCCGCCCAATCAGCTGGGCCAGCGTCATGGTCAGCGGTGAAGCCGGCGAGCTAACCGTATACAGCTTCGACGGCAAATACGAGCTTTACGCGCCTCCCGGAGACTACAAAATGGTGGTCGAGGTTTGGCCCAACGAAGCTGGCTATCACTCGCAGACCATTTCGGTGACGGCTCCTGAGGGTGGAATAGTCAGCTACAACTTCCTGAACATGAAGTGCTCAGGCATAGCCATACCGGAATATGAAAATCCGGTCTTAGCGTTAATTTTTGTGATCTTCTTGACGGGTATATGTGTCAAAAAAGGAATACAAGGTTTTTAA
- the pyrI gene encoding aspartate carbamoyltransferase regulatory subunit — MSRKNELYVKKIENGTVIDHIPAGLALEVMKILGIDGRGGYIVSVAMNVPSKKYGKKDVLKVEGRELSQAEVNKIALIAPNATINIIRSYEVYEKNKVKLPKVINDIVKCGNPSCITNMREPVEPAFTVEQLEPLKIRCRYCNRLMEKTDVLKQF, encoded by the coding sequence TTGTCGAGGAAAAACGAGCTCTACGTGAAGAAGATAGAGAATGGAACCGTAATCGACCACATACCCGCCGGACTCGCCTTAGAGGTCATGAAGATCCTGGGAATAGACGGTAGAGGCGGATACATCGTAAGCGTAGCCATGAACGTTCCCAGCAAAAAGTATGGGAAGAAGGATGTGTTGAAGGTTGAGGGAAGGGAGCTCTCCCAAGCCGAGGTGAATAAAATCGCCCTCATAGCCCCAAACGCCACCATCAACATAATTCGAAGCTACGAAGTATATGAGAAAAACAAGGTGAAGCTGCCCAAGGTCATCAACGACATCGTCAAATGCGGCAACCCATCCTGCATCACCAACATGAGGGAGCCCGTTGAACCAGCCTTCACAGTGGAGCAATTGGAGCCGTTAAAAATCAGGTGCCGATACTGCAACCGCTTAATGGAGAAAACGGACGTCTTAAAACAGTTCTAA
- the pyrB gene encoding aspartate carbamoyltransferase → MEFKGRDIISVRDFTREEIDHILDVADLMEPLAKAESDLLKGKIMATLFFEPSTRTRLSFESAMLRLGGKAIGFGEPSESSVQKGENLADTVRVVESYADILVIRHPLEGAARLAAEFAEAPVINAGSGAEEHPTQAMLDLYTIRRELGRVDGLTVGLVGDLKYGRAAHSFAYALTNYDVRLYLISPEALRMRREVLEEVKRKLEVKEVSDLSQVIPKLDVMYVTRIQRERYADPAEYEKIKNSYVLTANQLAGARDELIVMHPLPRVDEVEFDVDKTKHAKYFKQVWYGLLVRMGLLSLVLGAVD, encoded by the coding sequence ATGGAGTTTAAGGGTCGGGACATCATATCCGTAAGGGATTTCACCCGGGAGGAAATCGACCACATCCTCGACGTAGCGGACTTGATGGAGCCCCTCGCGAAGGCTGAATCAGACCTGCTTAAAGGCAAGATAATGGCCACGCTTTTCTTCGAGCCCAGCACGAGAACACGCCTCAGCTTCGAGTCCGCCATGCTGAGACTGGGTGGTAAAGCCATCGGGTTCGGGGAGCCCAGCGAATCGTCTGTTCAGAAGGGTGAAAACCTAGCTGACACGGTGAGAGTTGTGGAAAGCTACGCCGACATTCTCGTCATCCGTCATCCCCTGGAAGGCGCCGCCAGGCTGGCGGCTGAGTTCGCTGAGGCTCCTGTCATCAACGCCGGTTCAGGGGCTGAGGAGCATCCAACCCAAGCCATGCTCGACCTCTACACGATTAGAAGGGAGCTGGGCCGCGTCGACGGGCTCACGGTAGGCTTGGTGGGAGACTTGAAGTATGGGAGGGCGGCTCACTCCTTCGCCTACGCGTTAACAAACTACGATGTAAGGCTTTACCTGATATCACCTGAGGCCCTTAGAATGAGACGTGAAGTCTTAGAGGAGGTGAAGCGGAAGCTGGAGGTTAAAGAGGTAAGCGATCTAAGCCAGGTGATTCCGAAACTCGACGTCATGTACGTGACTCGGATACAAAGGGAGCGTTACGCCGACCCAGCGGAATACGAGAAAATAAAAAACTCATATGTGTTGACGGCTAACCAGCTTGCTGGCGCTCGAGACGAGTTAATCGTCATGCACCCACTCCCCAGAGTTGACGAAGTAGAGTTTGACGTAGATAAGACGAAGCACGCGAAGTATTTTAAGCAAGTATGGTATGGGCTCCTCGTCAGGATGGGTTTGCTTAGCCTAGTCCTCGGCGCGGTTGATTAA
- the nrdD gene encoding anaerobic ribonucleoside-triphosphate reductase — MRRVKRRRWSSMVLAASSAPIRLEVLKLLESSGPLSYTEIMVNLQLNPVRDAGKFVYHLRNLMDVGLISLDKKTKKYGVTELGSMMVKLARDVDEYVESKGGRLLVRTSRLKIEEFDRRKIVDSLVTEAGAPVGIAQEVAGEVEEKLVKLKTKYLTSPLIREFVNAVLIERGFEEYRHRLTRLGMPLHDVSRLFEDSPPLTVTEVEKRTAHSVLKEYVLLNGVSRRVADAHLSALIHINRLSEWILKPDEVFHDLTFFLTHGLPPLEAPKSFGDAVALIEKLCFFTELEVSHGVALDSLNVYLAPFVENQDRRVLVEAFKAFLKSPSLGGGRILTLCLETSLPSYLKDVEAVGPGGEKKGTYQDYVAEAQTVNECLVEAMRETSLRRMPTHVQILFKLRNDAGERAAGEESFMELASKYALPYFAVCGSEEERVFTPDGLMIGVDRVKDDLKGYLRSGNLGTVHINIPRLHYESKGREERLLSLMESSVKTAVEAFKAKRNALLKVLKARMLPLLSGEKASYFSLEDAVCVLSFVGLNEVVEARTEKPLYTAEGARYASRILQFMGKLIEELDASSELRIKLAQRPCEDGSERLARLDLEKYGRDALSAEPSSPPYYTDIPLIPLSRKISLNQRVEAEASTQRSLDGGCLTLIPLRRVSVEALRGLNGEVLKTGCKAYTYTMEISQCHRCGAISDGFQHTCPSCGVEHPTHLGRASALLQPTDMWPESRLRSSVNWIYHGL, encoded by the coding sequence ATGAGGCGGGTGAAGCGTAGGAGATGGTCTTCGATGGTGTTAGCCGCGTCTTCAGCCCCGATAAGGCTGGAGGTCCTGAAGCTTCTTGAATCCTCCGGCCCATTATCCTACACTGAAATCATGGTGAATCTTCAGTTAAACCCGGTTAGAGACGCCGGTAAATTCGTTTACCACCTGAGAAACCTGATGGACGTGGGGTTGATTAGCTTAGACAAGAAGACGAAGAAGTACGGGGTTACGGAGCTCGGCAGCATGATGGTGAAGCTCGCCAGGGATGTGGACGAGTACGTGGAGTCCAAGGGGGGCCGTCTCTTGGTGAGGACATCCCGCCTAAAGATAGAAGAGTTTGACAGGAGGAAAATCGTGGATTCCTTGGTCACGGAGGCTGGGGCCCCTGTGGGGATAGCGCAGGAGGTAGCGGGCGAGGTTGAAGAGAAGCTGGTGAAACTTAAAACCAAGTATTTAACGTCCCCGCTTATCAGGGAGTTTGTTAACGCCGTTTTAATCGAGAGGGGCTTCGAAGAGTATAGGCATAGGTTAACGAGGCTGGGTATGCCCCTTCACGACGTCTCTAGGCTGTTCGAGGATAGCCCCCCGCTCACCGTGACCGAGGTGGAGAAGAGGACAGCTCACTCAGTTCTCAAGGAATACGTGCTCTTGAACGGCGTTTCTAGACGCGTGGCCGACGCCCATCTCTCAGCGCTCATACATATCAACAGGCTCAGCGAGTGGATCCTTAAACCCGACGAGGTATTCCATGACTTGACGTTTTTTTTAACGCATGGACTACCGCCCTTAGAGGCGCCTAAAAGCTTCGGGGACGCCGTTGCTTTAATTGAAAAACTCTGCTTCTTTACGGAGCTTGAAGTCTCCCACGGCGTCGCCTTAGACTCTTTGAACGTTTACCTCGCGCCTTTCGTTGAAAACCAAGATCGGCGCGTCCTCGTCGAAGCGTTCAAGGCCTTTTTAAAAAGCCCAAGCCTAGGAGGAGGGCGAATTTTAACCCTATGCCTAGAAACGTCTCTGCCAAGTTACCTGAAGGATGTTGAGGCGGTAGGCCCTGGTGGAGAGAAAAAGGGAACATACCAAGACTACGTCGCGGAGGCTCAAACGGTCAACGAGTGTTTAGTGGAGGCGATGAGGGAAACCAGCCTGAGGAGGATGCCTACTCACGTTCAAATACTCTTCAAGCTGAGGAACGACGCCGGTGAGCGTGCGGCTGGAGAGGAATCCTTCATGGAGCTGGCCTCCAAGTACGCTTTACCCTACTTCGCGGTATGCGGCTCCGAAGAGGAGAGGGTCTTCACCCCCGACGGGTTGATGATCGGCGTTGACCGAGTTAAAGACGACTTAAAAGGATATCTGAGGTCGGGAAACCTTGGAACGGTTCACATCAACATCCCACGGCTACACTACGAGTCTAAGGGGAGGGAGGAAAGGCTCCTCAGCCTCATGGAGTCCTCGGTTAAAACGGCTGTTGAAGCCTTCAAAGCGAAGAGAAACGCTTTATTGAAAGTGCTTAAAGCACGTATGCTACCCCTACTATCGGGGGAAAAAGCCTCATACTTCTCTTTGGAAGACGCTGTCTGCGTCCTCAGCTTTGTCGGGTTAAACGAAGTGGTCGAGGCGAGAACGGAGAAACCCCTCTACACGGCTGAGGGCGCCCGCTACGCGTCTCGCATACTCCAGTTCATGGGGAAGCTTATAGAAGAGTTAGATGCCTCTAGTGAGCTTAGAATTAAGCTGGCTCAAAGGCCATGCGAAGATGGATCGGAGAGGCTGGCCCGTTTAGACTTGGAAAAATATGGTAGAGACGCGTTAAGCGCCGAGCCTTCATCCCCACCCTACTACACTGACATACCTCTCATCCCCCTCTCCAGGAAGATTAGCCTGAACCAGCGGGTTGAAGCCGAGGCTTCAACGCAGAGAAGCCTAGATGGAGGATGCCTAACCCTCATACCTTTAAGGAGGGTCAGCGTGGAGGCTCTACGAGGCCTCAACGGGGAGGTGTTGAAGACCGGTTGTAAAGCCTACACTTATACGATGGAGATTTCCCAGTGTCATCGCTGCGGCGCCATAAGCGATGGCTTCCAGCATACTTGTCCCAGCTGCGGCGTTGAGCATCCAACCCACCTCGGCAGGGCCTCAGCCCTCCTCCAGCCGACGGACATGTGGCCTGAGTCAAGGCTTAGATCCAGCGTAAACTGGATTTACCATGGGCTTTAA
- a CDS encoding metallophosphoesterase, whose amino-acid sequence MTPHPSLLLGRPGDRTLVISDLHIGWEVQLSEQGIHIPSQMTRMLNRLMEIIELTRPKTLVILGDVKHAVARVELEEWKDIPRFFEALAGKLSRVMVVPGNHDGNLEALTPKDVEICPSSGIMLDGVGLLHGHAWPSPSLLRCESLVMGHVHPTLFLKDSLGYGFVKQIWVKAGLDVEEMARSYLKYARIEWKGVDVREAFRERFGTDPKTRRLVVMPSFNDLMGGKPLNRAGSTRGEYLGPLMKLMDLKEADIHLLDGSYMGRLKLLRLT is encoded by the coding sequence GTGACGCCGCACCCCTCCCTCCTGCTGGGTAGGCCGGGTGACAGAACCCTAGTCATATCCGACCTGCATATAGGATGGGAGGTTCAGCTTTCCGAGCAGGGTATTCACATTCCATCCCAGATGACGAGGATGCTGAACAGGTTAATGGAGATCATAGAGTTGACGAGGCCTAAGACCCTTGTGATACTGGGGGATGTTAAGCACGCTGTGGCTCGGGTCGAATTGGAGGAGTGGAAGGATATACCGAGGTTCTTTGAAGCGCTTGCAGGTAAGTTATCTCGAGTCATGGTTGTGCCTGGAAACCATGACGGTAACCTTGAAGCGTTAACACCGAAGGATGTTGAGATCTGTCCGTCCTCGGGGATCATGTTGGACGGTGTTGGACTACTGCACGGTCACGCTTGGCCGTCACCGAGCCTCCTAAGGTGTGAAAGCCTCGTAATGGGGCATGTTCACCCAACCTTGTTTTTAAAGGACTCCTTGGGATATGGGTTTGTGAAGCAGATCTGGGTTAAAGCTGGCCTCGACGTCGAGGAGATGGCGCGCTCCTATTTGAAGTACGCGAGGATTGAGTGGAAGGGGGTCGATGTGAGGGAAGCGTTCCGGGAGAGGTTTGGAACGGACCCTAAAACCCGTAGGCTCGTCGTCATGCCTTCGTTCAACGATTTGATGGGCGGTAAACCGCTTAACAGAGCCGGCTCGACGCGAGGCGAATATCTCGGCCCCTTGATGAAGCTCATGGACTTGAAGGAAGCTGACATCCATTTGCTCGACGGATCCTATATGGGGCGTTTGAAGCTTCTAAGGTTGACGTAA